The Bubalus bubalis isolate 160015118507 breed Murrah chromosome 18, NDDB_SH_1, whole genome shotgun sequence genome contains a region encoding:
- the LOC112580236 gene encoding metallothionein-4, which produces MDSGECTCMSGGTCACGDNCKCTTCSCKTCRKSCCPCCPPGCAKCARGCICKGASDKCSCCP; this is translated from the exons ATGGACTCTGGGGAATGCACCTGCATGTCTG GAGGAACCTGCGCCTGCGGAGACAACTGCAAATGCACAACTTGCAGCTGTAAAACGTGTCGAAAAA GCTGCTGTCCTTGCTGCCCCCCGGGCTGCGCCAAGTGTGCCCGGGGCTGCATCTGCAAAGGGGCATCGGACAAATGCAGCTGCTGCCCCTGA